The Coccinella septempunctata chromosome 6, icCocSept1.1, whole genome shotgun sequence genome segment TGCTCACTGCACTTTGTTCGAATATTAAACTGGATCAGACCTATGACTTCAGATAGCTGATGACCTCTTCAACCTATGGAAGATTATTTTGAGCATTGAATCATTCGTGTTATGGATTTGGCGGCAAAAAACGCCCCTTCTTTAAAATTTTGTAACTGTTTATTGTTCTAGCTCGGATGGAAAGATTGAGTTTTGACTGCAGAGATAACCTCGCTATTTATTGGAATCGTCTAGGAGTTATTCGGAGATGGACAATTTGTAGTGACTCACTTCACCCTTCAAGCCTCTTTGAAGAGAATTCCGTTGATCCAATGAacaatgtgaatttttttcctGTAGGTCCGTCTTCAATCCGAATCTACTGAACCAACAGAGTTGAAATTTCATGTTTATATAATACTTGGCCCATTCACGAATGAATAgagaaaataaacaaataatgATTTTGTGAGAAATTATATGAAACAGTCAACTGACAAAAGAATCTTAGTTTATAAACTCAGACAAGTTATAAATAATTATTTCCAGAAGCAAAGTTTTGAAGTTTCTGATGAATATATGTAGATTAAAAGTTTGTACATCTCTGGAAAGCTTATTATCAATAAGGTTTTAGGTATGTATGAATTGGACTCTTTTGCGTTCTATCTTCATCTCATGAAATGGGATAATGATATTTATGCATGGTCCTTATGGTAGTTTGATGCTTAATGGGCATCTGTAATATGTTATCATTGCGATGTTGGAATCTGTTCGGTATTTGCCCGATTGTCCTGATTAGGAAGATGTAGGTGAGAATTGTTTGATTAGGTTGCCTACGTGCTTGCTTAATCATAAAGATGTTTTGAATTCAAGTCCCAAATGGAGCAATGATGAAATGACTTTCTTTTTGTGACTAAGCTTCTGTGCTTAGTAATCGCTCAAGAGATACCGAGCACTAAAGTGCTTGCGAGTATTTCTGTGGATCACTGAACACTTAGCCTATTCGTAATCTTGTAGAAACATGAATATACGTAGGCGTCGTAAGTATACTACTGAAAAAAAGCGCTGTCGACAAATCACATGTTGTCATTTAAATAATTCATGACTTTGGGTTCTAATTATTCGAGAAACCACCCTCTTCCCATCTTTTGGCTCAGTGCGACTATATTCTCTATCCccaactgaaaaataaaattgaaagccTGATTTGAAGAACAAtatgaaaataagtttttgagaAGTTTAGAAACGTTACAGGATTTTTGTTATAAATGTAGGATGTAGGATCCTTTATCTCGTATATACGTATGAGATTCAACTATTGAACATAGGATCATGGATTATGCCCCAGAAAAATATGATCAGTTCAATAATGATGCTTTTTATCATGTAAATATTCCTATCGTCTGATCAATATATTGTTCGCCAAAAACCGATATAAGTAATAATTCCTCTTATCTCCTGATATGATGTTAGAGTGATAGATCTCTCACTCGATATGGGAGTTTTGATAGTGCAAGTGAGAAAAAAAGATGTCAAAAGTTAGGTGAGCAAAAAAACTTTTTCGGTGACACCAGAATTGTAACATTTACTGATCCATTTCGATAAAATAGTTCCCCCTGCATGACTTCTGTATTCTGTGCACATAAGCGCTATAGGAACTTTGTGGTAATTAAGGCGatgtagtacatacgattcgaaaTCAAGAccatcgacattggttgctttacggatgctacctcAAATACGAAAaactttgagcaatagcctgaattacgtactgaatcagttgaaaaaatagaaattaccacgtaatatgaggtaatattaggaatattgaataattttcagttattcctgaatttcagcgtaattttggaatatatcgctatgaaaatctttgcaatatataaagaattgaatcacCAAGGTCACCCCtttgttatttttatcgaaatatgtcgaaaaatgattgtgaaaacaagtttttttGACACCAAAGTTCTAGTTTTTTTTCTCACGAAAAAAGTACTTAATTggaaaaaagagacggggtgacatcaagacgtccttcaacttcaatttaaaaaaaatcaaggcttcacgtaagcaattgaaagcgtaaattaggaattagtgaatgccgtttttgaatggagattcttgaggtattaatTCCCCTTTacatgaaattgtatttcaaaAAACTATAAAGCTGGGTTTCTAGCTCAGGTAGTTtagaaaaatcatcataataCAATGTTCAATGTTATCGTGTCCAGATAATGAACTGCTACTTCACTCATATATAAAAAAAGAGGGGACCAAACATCAAAAGTATGGGTCCCCTTATTTTCTCTTGAGAATGTATGATCCAATTTTTGTTGCATAAATTTTGTGACATCCTGTAAAAGAGGAAGTTTTTCCTattatacatattttttattcgcAGGTACAAAATGTTTGCAGAGAGAAGTTTCCTCGTTTTGTTAGTGTTCAATCTGATATCATCGATTTCAAATTTGGAACTATCTCAAGGGGATGCAGCAGTTACTTTTGCGAAGCCGAAGGATGGATATTACACACTCACACTAGATGAGAATTTATCGGATGTAACTTTATTCTATATAAAAGGAGGTGAGAGTGCATGAGTGTAAAAAAGGTGATGTTTCAAAATTATCCTTAGATCAATGAAACAAATTATCAGTATCAGTTTATTATTGTAACACCTATTGGGTGTTGAAGCTGGAGAACCTTGGTTTGAGGATCATTATAATTCATAGTCCTTACGAAAAATTACATCACATTACTTGTACTATGCATACAACACTTTTTTTCAGCATCTGGAACTGTGACATTACAATTACTTAATGACTGCTCGGATATAGTTTTTGGTTCAATATTGAGCAATACTTCGCTTTATTTAAATCAGTCTCTGGACTATGAGAAAGAGGTCTGCCGCGACACCAAGAATGTGATCAAGGACCAATCTGGAGGGTCAGTGACTTTTGAAGTCAAACTCAATAACTTGGATGACAACGCACCACAGTTCAAACTAGGTTCTAATAATTGTGAATTCAAGGTAGCTACATATAATTTTCTGCTCAAATAGATTCGATTTAGATTCTGAAATTGAGTTATTTTATGTAAAATCGTCCACATTTTCGTCGACACTTCATCCATTTTAGAGAGTTCCATAGACGCCACGTGCGAACTAGGTTTCCTTTTTAAATCTGTTACTTGACAATTCTTATGTGAAATTTTAATCCTTAAATGGCTGAAGATGGTCACATATGGATCCGAAACATATCCTGTAATAAcctgtaataaataaataatgtggaGTAAGATAATAACTTTGAGATTTACCACAAGGTGATTGTTGTAATGGATAATTTTTCTTTTCCGAACGTTATCGAATTATAACCCAAAATTTCCTATCAATTCTGGAAGGCTTCGGAGCCAATTTGACAGTTCATGAACCAACGAGAATAACACCAACTTCTGCTACTTGTCTTGATAACTTTATAACAAACATGATCAATTGTGATGTTGTTGTTGTTCCCTCGCACCTGTCCGACCATACCGCCCAATTGCTCTCATTTCCTGCTGGCGAAGCTCACTCCAGGAATATAAAGAAACAAACTCGTAGGATTAATGAATCAACCATGCAAGATTTCCTAGAACTTCTGTCCCTTGAGGACTGGGATGATCTTTCCGTCTACCATAATCTGGATGTTGAGACGATGTGGAAAGTCtttttcgataaatacaaaTATATATTCGATGGGCTTTTCCTCTGGTCGTCCGCAAGGAATCATCTCGGAGAAACTACATAGATAACTCGCCAGAGGTTTTGAAACTCAAAAACCAATTGGACTGCTTGTACACAATGAGTCGTATCCGCCCTGAACTTATCAATTCCTACCGTGATACAAAGAAATTATACGACGACGCCATCAAACGTAATAaggaaaaattcatcaatgctCAAATCAGCAACTCCAGCAACAAGCCAAGAGCAATCTGGAAGGTGATTAAAAATTTGACAGGTAAAGAAGTGAATCAAAGCTGCAGTAGGCCGATCCACAGAACCTTGTGAATGCTTTTAATAAGCATTTCATCTCTGTTTCCTCCTCAATGTACTCTCATGTTCCTACGAATATCGTGGACGTCTCTACAAAAACCATTCGACCAAATAGAAATTCATTCTTCCTCGTCGAGATAACTCCGGATGAAGTGATTCGTACTGCGAGATCCGTGGAAAATAATTGGTCTTCTGGGTACGACGGAATACCGTTAACGGTGATCAAGAAGTCCATCACTATAATCTCGAAGCCTTTAGCCCACATAATGTTTATAGCATTCAAAGATGGGGTTTTCCCAAACCCCCTCAAAATTGCGATTGTACGACCAGTCTTCAAAAAAGGGAACAAAGACGATCTCGGAAACTATCGACGTATCAGTATACTCACTTCGTTCTCCAAACTGTTTGAAAAGATTCTGGTGAATAGGCTCCTCAGCTTTTTTCACAAATTTAACGTTTTCTCCAATTCTAAGCATGGATTTCTCAAGTCAAGGAACACTGAAACTGCGATATTTGAACTGACCAGATCGATTCTGCGGGCGCTGGAGAGCAATCTCATTCCTATGGGGCTCTTCCTTGACTTCTCCAAGGCTTTCGACTGCGTCGATCATGATCGGTTGTGTCAAAAACTATGGACCTACGGGATTAGGGATAACCAGCTTAATCTGGTGCGGAGCTATTTGAGAGGTCGAGTTCAGAGAGTTTCCGTTGAGATCGATGGTGTTGTCTACACTTCACTTGATGAAGTAATGAATGCAGGTGTCCCTCAAGGTGGCATTGCTGCACCCTTATTTTTTTTGATCTACGTTAATGACTTGCCTGACCATATTCTGTTCGAGGAGACTATGGATTGCGCTGATGTGATGCTGGCCGCGGGGCTCAATGATGAGACGAATGTGGACGTGGTAATGTACGCAGATGATACCAATATCTTAAATAAGGCTCCCAAAGTGTCTGTGGTGGTTGAGCTAGCTCGGAAAAAATTCTCAACAGTCTCTGAATGGTGTCAAATTAACCAAATTAccccaaatttgaataaaacgGAATGTGTGATGTTTGGAACCTCTCAAACAAAAACCATCACGCCTGATACAATTGACCTGCAGGGACACTGTTTAAAACTTAGCCAGAGTACTAATTTTTTGGGAGTTATGATGGATCAACATTTAAACTGGTTTGACCATGTTGACAGACTGCAGAAAAAACTGAATTCGGTTCTCTACACCATTCGGGTACTGTCACAGCTGGCCAATTACGAGTTGCTAAGAACTGTATACTTTGCGAGTTTTCAATCTACGATGGGATATGGAACATTGGCGTGGGGGAACAGTTCGGCTATTGGAAGATTatttgttgttcaaaaaagAACTTTAAGGGCCATGCTTCACTTATCCTCCAAAACAACCTGTCGAGGATTATTTAGAAAGGAAGGTATTCTCACAATATCTGCATTATATATCCACAGATGCCTAGTATTCGTACATAAGAACCAGATCTACTTCGAGAAATACCGTAATGTGAACATGACTAGGCGCGTTCATTCATTTCACCTTCCGAAATGCTCTCTCACACTGTCTcaaaaaaatgtagaatataTGTGCCTCCCACTCTTCAATAAGCTTCCAAAAGAACTCCAGATTCTAACAGATACTAGTAAATTCAAGAGAGAAACTCGGAAAATCCTAACTGACTTGGAACCTCACAACATAGCAGCGTATTTCGGATGCAATTCTTATCTGGGTGTATGAGATCCTATTGCAgtattttttttgtcatttcttttttctcatgtttgacctatttttttttcgtaatgtaattcgattatgaaaataaatattattattattattattaataataattttcttcTCAGGAAAATACCTTATATTCCATGGAAGATTCGAACTGTCAACTAACTATGAGAGATTTGGATGGAATGATGGAACAAGCACAGCTTTCACTAAAAGAAGGCGTGAGTAAATTACGAATTCTTGATCATATACAGATTTTCTTACAAGCAAGTATAAATACTGTTTAGAACCATATAGTGAAAATATCTTTAAGGAAAATTATCTAAATATTTCAGGACAAGGATTTATTTGCTATAGATTTTTACCCAAAACCTAATACAACAGATATAGAAGCAACAATTGTTATTTATCTAGAAGATGGTGTAGAACTAGATTATGAAACGAGATACTCATATGTTTTGATGGTGGAAGCAAAGGTGAGATTCTAAGCAAACTAGTTTAAGGGAGTATCATATCCATTGATTAGAGTTTTTGATGGAAGGAAATTAAGTTAGGCTTTTCCGTTTGAGACTATATCATGGCTGCTTTCAACCGAAGTTACTGCATTAATTAAATCTCCACAGTTCATCAAGTCGTGAATTTGATGAACAGAAAACGCTAGATCTCTTAAATCTGTCATTTTTTTCTTGGAACCTACGGAAAATCAGGACTTGCCCTCATTGAACTACAAAATAAAACTTAGGCAGAGTGGGTAGAAAGTAACTCACAAAATTCGTATCTTCAGTATTCACTATTTTGCAAAAAATGATCGAacagttcaatttttatttccaaCTACCTGACTTTTGATGTATAACTGAGTAGTTTGTCATACACAGGGGTTGGGGGCAGTTCGAGTTTTCTTATGAGGCATCCCTAACATTTTGTGACACAAATGGATGAGCTATTTCATGAAGAAGCTCTTCATTGCAATTTtagaaaagaaataaaaaattatcatcGATTTTTTAGGAACCAGAGACATCAGGAGAGGTTCAAATTGCAATCGATGTTAAGGATCAGCCTGACCAACCCCCAAAATTCACCCAAATGATAACCACAGAGCAATTCGAGGAGAATGTAAATCAGGTTTGTACATTCCATTAATAAGGAACCTCCAAGACCATAATTTTGACCTCAATACAAAGctgcatttttatttatttatatttcgagatacagggtgtcgaAGATTAAAAGTAAAGCTTACAGATCAGATTTTTAATCAGTTATCAATCGTATTTGAATTTTTGCCTATGAATAAGCAAGATAGAAAAAAGATGGtataaataatattattttcgCAGACTTTCAAAGTATCAGCTATTGATGGTGATATTGGAATCAATAGCTCCATCTCATATGACATAACGAATAATGGATGTGAGAAATTCAAATGCATTATAACAATTTCGGAGATTGGGGAGATCCAAGTGAAAAACGTCGATAGGGAGGAGACAGGTGATACCATACAATTAACAATAGAAGCCGTAGAAGAAGACGATAACAGTGCAACGCCACTccatataacattttttattatcGACCAGGATGATGAATCGCCAGAAATTACTATGGATAAATCTATTGTGGAAGTGGTTGAAGGATACAAAGGCACCATAACAAAATTTTCTGTAGAGGATATGGATTTGGTAATATCTATTATATTGTTGAGATAGATGATATTGCAGGCCTCATTTTTTCCCAATTATTTACTTTTCCGCTCTCTCAAATTCCACGTAACGATGTATATTTtgtaaaaaatgtttcttcgaGGTAAATCAGTGGCGTATCGCAAAGGAAACCATAATGTCTGAAGTCCCGATTAGCACCTTGAAACCGTGTTTAGATCTGTCCATAATCCGAAAATTCAATATAGGTATTAATGAGATATTCATACCACCAATTAACGATATTTTTATATCTTAACTTCTCGAATTTTCTAGTAGGTAATAACTAAAAGTTTTCTCaggaatgaaaaatttaaagatatatattttttgatggttttcacatatacaGTCAAAACGAGCTAAATAAAAAAAGTTTACAGGGGGATAATGGTACCTTTTCTATAATTATGGATAATGGAGAAAGTTCTGTAGACTACGCAAAAGCTTTCGAGTTGATACCAGATTCGGGTTATCAGCATGCAAGTTTTTCTCTGACGGTGATCGATTCTAATTCGCTTGACTATGAAAATGAGGACTGGAAAGAAATCAAATTCAATGTAAGTTGTAATGAGtcatatttcttatattttttaAAGTTGTggttttcttgaataattaaatGAGTAAAATACTTTTAGTGATGTTGAATTCACAACATCAGGAAGGTATGGCATAATTTTCACCACTCTTGGCAGAGTCATATTTGCCAATTAAATGAAACATTCCAGGTTTTTGAGGGTTGGTACATGGTGCAAACAGAACGTCAGTTTGTTTCCATGGGTTCCACAAACATGGTTGTTGGAAATTTGCCTTATCGACAATAATTATGTTACTCTTCTGTAGGCTCATTGGTGGTTGGTTGCCGTTTGTCTTCTTCGCTCGCAGTCAACCAGGTTGGCAATGTTGGCATCTTCAGTAGATGTAGCAAACCATTCAACTTGCCGAACTATATAGTTGCTAGGAAGCCTTAATTTGTAATTCATCCGGCGAAAATCTAATTCCTGGTTAATAAAAACTTTGATCTGTAATTAGTGTAATTACAAGTACTTGATATGTTTGGTGGAAAATATTCTTTTCCTTCTTGGTACAGTGATTCGCCTTCCAGTGTGTATGTCATcttctttttgattttttcaagaTCATAGCCATAGAAACAGCCAATGAGTCGCACATGGATTCAAAAACAATCACCATCAAACTTCTGGATATAAATGATGAACCACCCATTTTTGTCAACGAATCGGATTCCGTAGATATTCCTGAAGATATTAAAGCTGGGGAAACTGTTTTTAATGCCATTGCTATTGACAAGGATGCAGGCGATATAGTTTCGTAAGTGTTGATTCAGTTGGAGAGATGTGGTTCCAGTTCTGCAAAaatgtatttaaaaaaattcattttccgaATTAACATCAAAAAAAGGATAAAGACAGTAATTTTCACTTAATCGGTACTTTTAGATATGAAATAGTTGGTATCTGGGGTCAGAAACTAGATATTAGTGAAAATGGTCTAATAACCACTAAAAGTGACAACACATTCGATTATGAGCAACAGCAACAAGTAATGATAGCTATAAAAGCTTCAGATAACGATACTACCCATATCACTACAAAAACTCTTACAATTAATGTACTGGATGTTGATGATGAACCACCCGTCATGAGGATAACTATTTCAACAGTAAGATAATATTTGAATCTGCTATTCAGATACTCACAATGTAGTTTCGAATAGATatataaaaaactaattttcaGGATGATAGTATGGCGAAAATACCGGAAAACTCTAAACAAGGAACAGTAGTCGAAGGTGTGTCTATTGTGGTTTCTGATCCCGACACAGAACCACTTTTGGTACTAGAAATTGACTGGAAAGGAACCTATGTAACTAAAAATTCCAGAATTGTTAAACTGGATGATGATATCTATCAGTAAGCTCAGTGAATTTCTGTAATTACGAAATATTTAGAACTAAGGGATCGTGGAATCTGTTTTTTATGAACTTTCAAAGACTTCCATCAGTGGAATGAATTCCATTGTATTTGGTAGACAATTCGTTTTTCAATAAGAAATTTTGTAGGTGTTTCGCGGTTCAGAGTACACCAAAGGATGATAAACTTGAAGGAACCATCATAATAAACGATAAGTGCGAACCAGATTTTGAAAAGTTCGATGCTATAGTGCTCTTTCTAGTAGCAActgataaaaatacaaaaataggGGATGATTCCACGAAAGGTATTTAAGATGAAGTTAGTTTTCAATATAAAGAGAAGATTAAAGAGACAAAATACtaactttttcaaaaaaatgcttgccattaattcattttaatgaattattgGGATCTGCAGGCCCTGGAGAGAAAATTCAAGATATTAAGTTATTaaatacaattcagaagataaCCAGTAGTTTAGTTGGATAAAGTATATTGTCACTTAATTCTTACAAAATTGAGTCTTGCTCCAGTGAATTGAAGGACATCCACTGGACGTAGAGTGGATGTCCCATGATGGACAATACATCTTGGATACAAGTCCGTGCAAAATTAAGCATTGTGATATCCAGTGAAGATTTAACAGATGCACAATGTATCGTCTTCACAGGGATCAACACAACATTTAATTCTTTCAAATCTTCATTCTTATGTTTCAGGTTCGGTCCTCATAAATATTGAGGATCTCAATGATAACATACCGAGCTTTATAGACTCGTCACTGAAAGATCTGACAGTCACTGATGGAACTAATGCTGTAACGAAAATTGGAGTTGTAACTGCCCAAGACGATGATATAGGCGATGAGTTGACTTTCACTATCCAGTAAGTTTTTGAATATATCACAATGTGGTCGTTTACCCTAACGTGTGATCACAATGGAAAAGAGATACACTATTATTTCCAGGCCTGTTGAGGGTGAACCTGAATGGGTGGATATCGATGAAAAAACAGGAGAACTTACAGTCAAGAAAGGAGTGACTATCGATTGTGATTCACCTAAGAGAGACGATATCCAATATTACATTACTGTTCATGATTCAGACCCATCTCATGATAACAAAACGATggtaaaaattataaattttctttttcaagcaaagacatttttttctgaacgaaatagaattattataatatatttaaTCACAAAAACTGGGGTATTATATAATAGAAGAAGAGCATTTGgtgcaaaaattgaaaagaaccAAGATTAACGTCAAATGCGTCCAATAAAAACATCCAAACATCGATAAACtgctttttatttattttcttaaaCGAAAACTTGAAGCTGGTACAGAATGAAAATAGTGTCCATTTTTTCAGGTTTCCATTCGTATTGAGGACGTCAATGATAACGTTCCAAAAATCATATGGAATAACAAGAATAAGAACGAGGTGCACATAGAAGAACAGTCTGCAAATGGAACAATGTTGACAACTTTATCTTCGATTGATTTAGATAGAGATGGTGAGCTTTTAAATTCGGaaaagtaaaaatttttttcagtttttctatAGGTATGGATTGGGAAGAGAATCTCATCAAACATATGTTTTATTGAAAGACTTTTCTCTCTTTTCTTCGATACGCAGAAAAACCTTTTCGAATAAATTCTCTACACTATAATGATATCCCCATCGAAGTCTGACATCTGGTTCAGGGTTTACGATCATTCAGTCATGtgcattcaaaatatcattatttccacaaattatGATCTAAAATCGTCAATTGAAAGAATTGTCGTACCATCAATGCGAgtagtaaccgtagatggaaatgtgatacatattctgaaagagctactcttctagtaataaatctgagaatttcatccatctcggcgcaaccgttcggtcttgacgaatctttaactgaacccagcttttcaagggtttttcgaaggtcagctttcgagtcgtttatctctcaataaaactaaccgtagatgaaaatgtgataaatattctgaaagagcaactcttctagtaataaatctgagaatttcatccatctcggcgcaaccgttcggtcttgacaaatttttaactgaacccagcattttcaggatttttcgaaggtcagctttcgattagtttatctctcaatagaaatatccgtagatgaaaatgtgataaatattctggaagagcaactcttctagtaataaatctgagaattttattcatctcaatgcaaccgttcagtcttgacaaatttttaactgaagcCAGCTTTTCAAGGGTTTTTCGAAGGTCCGCTTTctagtcgtttatctctcaataaaagtaaccgtagatggaaatgtgatacatattctgaatgaGCAACTCTTCAGCTATATGAAGCTGCCACCTTCAAATACATCATCCCCAAAGTTACGTTGAATATCTATCTAGTCAAACTTAGGCTATCCAGAATATCCATATAATACAatcaagaataataataatccaaAACCTTTCAGATCCGTTCAATAGGGTGATTTTCAAATTCGAATCAACAAATGAAACTGACGAAGTATCTAATAGATTCTCTGTGAGTGCTACTGGAAATATTGTCGTTAATTTGAGAAATGGGGCTGCGCTAGACAGGGATGCTGGACCTGCTCAGTTTATTCTGCCTATCGTGGCATATGATAATCCTAAAGGTTTGTATGTCTTTTTTGAGATAAACTTTTCTACCAAGTCTTGTACATACTTTGGTTGATGCTTCAATAAGTACAAGAGGTTATTACGGAATATTCTTGAGAAAACTTTTCAGGCATTTTACAACTCAAGGATCATTTGGATATAAAAGTCATCCTGGATGATTTGGATAATCACATACCAACATTGGAAACTAAATCCCTAGACTGCATGGAAGATTCATCCAAAGTAGGTTCTGCTATAGCTTTATCCAGATGACCAGTCCAGATGACCCCATTAAACTTTTTTAGGGTGCAACTATTGGTGATATCATAGCAACCGATCCTGATGAGGACGGTAAAAATTCCAACGTTTTCTTTGAATTAGCATCTGTTGAACCTTTGGAAGAACAGAATGCCAAAAAATTGGATTCCACATTCCTGGAAATTAATAAAGATGCTGCCAAAACCGCAACTGTAAAATTACTCAAACCCTTAAAAGGATACTGGGGAAAATACAATCTGAACATATGGGTAGGTAAAATATGGACGAAACTAATATGTATGTCCCTTGTTTGGTTTGTTCACTCGCGTTTCTCTCCACGaatgttctttttttttgcgaaattctattcttttttttttagtttctgaAACATATGATTTGGAGGTTTAATATGCTGTTTATTTCAGACCAAAGACGAAGGTAACCCTGATGTAAACAACACTAACATCATTACATTTTCTgtggaaaaattcaatttcgacCAACCGATATTCGACTTTCCGAAAACAGATGCAGATAAGATGATCACTGTGGATATggtaaaaaaatcatgaaaattctACTACCATTAATTCatacattattttcatttcaatatcattTTTGCATTATTCAGATTTTTCTTTATTCTGCGTCTAAATATGTGAAAAAGACTCTTACtcgtataataataattttaggaTCTCACTAACCCAAAAGGCGACATCATACTAACAGACGCAaccacactgaaaaaatttgaagTCAATGACAAACAGGACCATAAGTGGGATGTCACTTTCGAAATAAAGGAAGAAGATGGTAATGAACAAATTTATATATAGAAACACAGAGGTAACGTCAATTCATTCCTCGTTTTCGTCGGGGTACAAGTTGTGTTGCTTTGACGAGGTCTAATGAGACCGAACACAAGGTAGCATCTA includes the following:
- the LOC123315866 gene encoding protocadherin Fat 4-like isoform X3, translated to MSKVRYRMFAERSFLVLLVFNLISSISNLELSQGDAAVTFEKVKEGYYTLTLDENLSNVTLFYIKGAYGTVTLQLLNDCTDIVYGSTLSNTSLYLNQYLDYEKEACRDTKNIIKDQSGMSVTFEVKLNNLDDNAPQFKLDSNNCEFKENTLYSMENSTCQLTMRDLDGMMEQAQLSLKEGDKDLFAVDFYPKPSTTDIEATIVIYLEDGVELDYETRHSYVLVVEAKEPETSGEVQIAIDVKDQPDQPPKFTQMITTEQFEENVNQTFKVSAIDGDIGINSSISYDITNNGCEKFKCIITISEIGEIQVKNVDREETGDTIQLTIEAVEEDDNSATPLHITFFIIDQDDESPEITMDKSIVEVVEGYKGTITKFSVEDMDLGDNGTFSIIMDNGESSVDYAKAFELIPDSGYQHASFSLTVIDSNSLDYENEDWKEIKFNIIAIETANESHMDSKTITIKLLDINDEPPIFVNESDSVDIPEDIKAGETVFNAIAIDKDAGDIVSYEIVGIWGQKLDISENGLITTKSDNTFDYEQQQQVMIAIKASDNDTTHITTKTLTINVLDVDDEPPVMRITISTDDSMAKIPENSKQGTVVEGVSIVVSDPDTEPLLVLEIDWKGTYVTKNSRIVKLDDDIYQCFAVQSTPKDDKLEGTIIINDKCEPDFEKFDAIVLFLVATDKNTKIGDDSTKGSVLINIEDLNDNIPSFIDSSLKDLTVTDGTNAVTKIGVVTAQDDDIGDELTFTIQPVEGEPEWVDIDEKTGELTVKKGVTIDCDSPKRDDIQYYITVHDSDPSHDNKTMVSIRIEDVNDNVPKIIWNNKNKNEVHIEEQSANGTMLTTLSSIDLDRDDPFNRVIFKFESTNETDEVSNRFSVSATGNIVVNLRNGAALDRDAGPAQFILPIVAYDNPKGILQLKDHLDIKVILDDLDNHIPTLETKSLDCMEDSSKGATIGDIIATDPDEDGKNSNVFFELASVEPLEEQNAKKLDSTFLEINKDAAKTATVKLLKPLKGYWGKYNLNIWTKDEGNPDVNNTNIITFSVEKFNFDQPIFDFPKTDADKMITVDMDLTNPKGDIILTDATTLKKFEVNDKQDHKWDVTFEIKEEDGGEADLFRIIKSPECNWKGALQITRSPDDTEMSMVHSVTIHAYVKTDMKDGEAPGFVDTTIKVKFFSFSEQPKFDKQQGSVKMEEGDRSVLAKLPQKAHFANMDDTVLPYYFIFPPSDTFEVDLNQGTIGLLKELDYEQIIEYDVKIVAMNKKIPPVTLPAWNEKNYLNLTIKVIDMNDHSPVFNPSEFTGAFLRNYQKDTVILTVNATDADPTLQNLKFHLTDFDCSTTLKAPDIPFKIGETDGKITNQFTVTSDMSGFCTFYVVVVDEPDEKNTIHTVNTTVQINVITDDELVKFTFINEDWFVSQELEEVTSIIEDIFKDYDYRCYLADLHYDPDWHNSTAHFFFVNNKAEPVPAVEILGNLTDPTKYSKLSAALEGVKVHLYYFSEENQNEVVDDYLKIWLIVTIFILGSLLALITIIFFFRNRALTRRINNLSTTKFGSQESGLNRAGVTAPTTNRNAIEGSNPVFNSENYIKEVDADRQSVLSGDSDLLGVENNPDFDF